The following is a genomic window from Gemmatimonadales bacterium.
CCCCGCTCGGCACGCGATGGGCGCGCTCGACTGCGTAGCGATGGGTGTCTCGGGCGTAGCAGTAGGCGCAGCCGAACTCGCAGCCGACGTAGGGATTGAGCGACCAGAAGTTCATGCCGGTGGCGGCCGGCGGGTTGAGCACCGAGCGCACCGGAAGGGCGAGGAATTCGGTGTTCCGGAGCGGCGGCGCGAGCGGGGTCCAGGGCGCAACATCGGGCGACTCCTCGCCCGCGAGGAGTGAGAGCTGCGCCGCCGTCACTCGCAGCGGCCCCAGCCGCAGCCGATGCAGCTCGTGCACCCGGACGCATGGGCGATGGGCGCGCCGCACTCGGGGCAGGTGCGCGCGGGCGGGCGGCTTGTGCGCTGGGCTTGCGGTACAGCAGGCATGAGGCGGCTCCGGTTTCGGCGTTTGTTCGGTAGCCGCCTCATATATGGTGGGCCGCCGCCGCCGCGTCAAGCGGGCGAGCGGCCGCATCGCGCGGGCGCGAGGGCTACGCCTCACACGTGTTGCAATTCAATCCGATCGATGTAACACCAGCCCCAATCCTCGCCGGGCTCGAAGCTGCGCATGACGGGGTGGCGGGTCTCGTGAAAGTGTTTCGTCGCGTGGCGGTTGGGGGACGAGTCGCAGCAGCCCACATGGCCGCAAGTGAGGCAGAGCCGGAGATGGACCCAGCCGCTGCCTGTCTTGAGACACTCCTCGCAGCCGTCGGGCGTGCGGGGGGAAACGTCG
Proteins encoded in this region:
- a CDS encoding UBP-type zinc finger domain-containing protein, giving the protein DVSPRTPDGCEECLKTGSGWVHLRLCLTCGHVGCCDSSPNRHATKHFHETRHPVMRSFEPGEDWGWCYIDRIELQHV